A stretch of Desulfomonilaceae bacterium DNA encodes these proteins:
- a CDS encoding histidine triad nucleotide-binding protein codes for MADCIFCKIIEGKIPAKIVYQDDLVVAFWDANPASPIHILVVPRIHIPTLNDVPDGDPILSHIGMVAKKLARDLGVADTGYRFFINVNKGGGQVIFHLHAHLVSGKDMGTKFIKTAIVLAVGWRKLVKMFSTRKALPKKDPE; via the coding sequence ATGGCCGACTGTATTTTTTGCAAGATAATAGAAGGAAAGATTCCAGCGAAAATAGTTTACCAGGATGATCTCGTGGTAGCCTTTTGGGACGCAAACCCGGCTTCCCCCATTCACATCCTTGTAGTGCCCCGAATACATATTCCAACCTTGAATGATGTTCCTGATGGCGATCCAATATTGAGCCACATCGGAATGGTAGCGAAGAAATTAGCGCGGGATTTGGGGGTAGCGGATACTGGCTACAGGTTTTTCATCAATGTGAACAAGGGCGGAGGACAGGTCATATTCCACTTGCATGCCCATTTAGTTTCCGGAAAGGACATGGGCACAAAATTCATAAAGACTGCAATTGTCCTTGCCGTTGGATGGCGAAAGCTTGTGAAAATGTTCTCCACCAGGAAGGCTCTCCCCAAAAAGGACCCCGAGTAG